A single region of the Salvelinus sp. IW2-2015 linkage group LG20, ASM291031v2, whole genome shotgun sequence genome encodes:
- the LOC111981529 gene encoding male-specific lethal 1-like 1, producing MTSTVFTSGGYKLDTVGKIDLVKAPAGGTPDSFCGLRREPSEYVIGVPNVLGSIHNSSGQQLQGKAKVVPGQGQVTCRPGSGQNLGLGSGQEENWVSFGAQTPHGKPMGGEGTTPVKSKTLLGQTNSNMGKTDLGVHNTIKQPRDDVVGGREVRGTATAAVMGAQSSEHSPDCKRGNIRKGPGHSPTQTSCIRQILLLQLELIEQQQQQLQSKSKEIDDLKAEKEMLMARIERMERRLQLGKKDGCDQHPTHIPSRQQDQAAMPETPEGQGLSEGRSSHTPRTLNFGRGGKGHKRRFLFQDPRAAKRRAQAKSSQSPHNEALLPKEEPLDGGEFSDGSPGTSSAATEELDYLSTTDIYLCRWHVPPPSPTSREPSPKKEEPVAIPSWKENLMEPLGEEEASDIPENLDDNVFLKRHSKHELDEKRRKRWDIQRIREQRMFQRLQQRMNKRNGIQESEPEVFSFYPEAEDVEYLMITPHLPVVVFGRPLPKLSRRIFDLPWLDERSRCRVEVPKKHTPHRTCRK from the exons ATGACATCCACTGTGTTCACAAGTGGAGGATATAAGCTGGACACAGTAGGGAAGATTGATTTGGTCAAAGCTCCAGCGGGAGGAACACCTGATTCCTTCTGCGGCCTGAGGAGGGAGCCAAGTGAATATGTCATCGGAGTCCCCAACGTGCTGGGCAGTATCCACAACAGCAGCGGCCAGCAGCTTCAGGGGAAAGCCAAGGTGGTGCCAGGACAGGGACAGGTTACCTGCAGGCCTGGATCTGGACAGAACCTTGGGCTTGGGTCGGGGCAAGAGGAGAACTGGGTGAGCTTTGGAGCCCAAACTCCCCACGGCAAACCGATGGGGGGCGAAGGCACCACACCAGTCAAGAGCAAGACACTACTAGGACAGACAAACAGCAATATGGGCAAGACGGACCTTGGAGTGCACAACACTATCAAACAGCCCCGGGACGATGTAGTGGGTGGCAGGGAGGTCAGAGGGACTGCTACGGCAGCAGTCATGGGGGCACAGTCATCAGAACACAGCCCAGACTGCAAAAGAGGGAATATTAGGAAAGGGCCTGGTCACTCCCCTACACAGACCAGCTGCATACGCCAGATCCTCCTCCTCCAACTGGAACTCATtgaacaacagcaacagcagctcCAGTCCAAGAGTAAGGAGATAGATGACCTCAAAGCTGAGAAGGAAATG CTCATGGCGCGGATCGAGCGCATGGAGCGCCGTCTGCAGCTAGGTAAGAAGGATGGGTGTGACCAGCACCCCACCCACATCCCTAGCCGGCAACAAGACCAGGCAGCAATGCCAGAGACACCAGAGGGGCAGGGGCTGTCTGAGGGCCGCAGCAGCCATACACCCCGAACGCTGAATTTTGGCAGAGGAGGCAAGGGCCACAAACG GCGTTTCCTCTTCCAGGATCCCAGGGCAGCCAAACGACGTGCCCAAGCCAAGTCTTCCCAGTCCCCACACAACGAGGCGCTTCTCCCCAAAGAGGAGCCACTGGACGGAGGAGAGTTCTCTGATGGGTCTCCTGGAACCAGCTCGGCTGCCACTGAGGAACTGGACTACCTGTCCACCACAGACATATACCTGTGTCGCTGGCATGTGCCTCCCCCGTCACCAACTTCGCGAGAGCCCTCACCCAAGAAGGAGGAGCCTGTGGCCA TTCCCTCATGGAAGGAAAACCTTATGGAGCccctaggagaggaggaggcatcTGATATCCCTGAG AATCTGGATGACAATGTCTTCCTGAAGCGCCACTCGAAGCATGAACTGgatgagaagagaaggaagag ATGGGACATCCAGCGGATCCGTGAGCAGCGGATGTTCCAGCGACTGCAGCAGCGCATGAACAAGAGGAATGGTATACAAGAGAGTGAGCCAGAAGTGTTCTCCTTCTACCCAGAAGCTGAGGATG tggAGTACCTCATGATCACCCCCCACCTACCAGTGGTGGTGTTTGGCCGACCTCTGCCAAAGCTATCAAGACG GATCTTTGACCTGCCCTGGCTGGATGAGCGGAGCCGCTGTCGAGTAGAGGTGCCCAAAAAGCATACCCCCCACCGGACCTGCCGTAAATAA